DNA from Conexivisphaera calida:
GACCTCGATGCCCGATCTGGCGGCCTCCTGTCTGATCGCGTCGTGGGTTGTGGCCACGAATACGTCGCCTGGAATCACTATGCCTAGGCAGCCAGCTGAGGCCGACCGCAGGAGTCCTTGGACGTCCTCCAATTCATCCCTACCCGCTTCCTTAACCTCCGTTCCTAGGAGTGCGCGTAGTTCCTTTAGTGCGCGTATATTGTCGATAGGTGTCGTGTAGGAGTCCAGCAATACGCGGTCGCATCTTCTGAGCTCCTCCACGGCGCCCACCGGAAGTCCCTGGGCACCGTGAACGCCCATTCCCACTAAGAGCAACGGCATGAGCATCGGGATACTTCAGTGGGTTATAGTTCTTTACTCGGCTTTATGGCTATGTCCGGGCGGGAGCGGGCTCGTCCAATCCCCTGTCAGTGGAGCGATTCAGTGGTCCAGTCGCGCTGCAGAGCAGTTTGTCAAAGAACTATAAATAACCCTGATCCAGCAGGCTTCGCAGATTTTGGCTCAGAAGTGGCTTAGGCTAGTCGCAAAGGAGGCGGCCCCCAAGGACGTGGGCAAGTCAAGGGCAAGGCTCAATCCCAAGATATTCGAGGAGCTCAACCTGAAGTCCGGTGACATAGTGGAGATAAGGGGCAAGTCCTCCACGGCGGCGCTGGCCTGGCCATCCGAGGAGACACCCTCGGACTCGATAAGGATAGATGGAATAACTAGGAGGAACGCAGGGGTCTCGCTCAACGACTACGTCGAGATCCGCAGGGTGAAGCGCCGTGTGGCCGAGAGGGTAGTCCTATCATCGGTGGGCGAGGAGCTGAAGGTCGACGAGGACTTCCTGTCCTTCCTTAAGAATAGGCTGATAGGGATGCCGCTCCATCAGGATAACATCGCATCAGTAGTTCTCTTGGGCAACCCCGTGCGCTTCAAGGTGATATCGCTGAAGCCAAGCGCCATAGCGGTCGTGGATGAGTCCACTGAGATCGTGGTCGAGAGATCACTTCCCGCCGTCGAGGGCGAGCGCGTAACCTATGACGACATAGGCGGACTGAGCGATCAGCTGATGAAGCTCAGGGAGATGGTCGAGCTCCCCCTCCGCCACCCGGAGTTCTTCAGGAGGCTGGGCATAGATCCTCCCAGGGGGGTGCTCCTCTATGGTCCTCCGGGCTGCGGGAAGACCCTGATAGCGAAGGCGCTCGCGAACGAGTCCGGGGCCAGATTCTTCGTGATAAGCGGGCCCGAGGTGATGAGCAAGTTCTACGGGGAATCGGAGGCGAGGCTCAGGGAGATATTCCGCGAGGCGAAGGAGAAGGCCCCCTCCATTATATTCATAGATGAGATAGACGCCATTGCGCCGAAGAGGGAGGAGGTGACGGGGGAGGTCGAGAAGAGGGTCGTGGCCCAGCTCCTGGCGCTCATGGATGGAATGGAGGCGATGAGCAATATAATAGTCATAGGAGCCACTAACCGCATAGACGACATAGATCCTGCGCTCAGGAGGCCCGGGAGGTTCGACAGGGAGATAGAGATAGGGGTGCCCAACCAGCAGGGAAGGCTGGAGATACTCCAGATACACACAAGGGGGATGCCGCTCGCGAAGGATGTGGACCTCAAGGAAGTCAGCAGGATAACCCATGGCTACACCGGCGCAGACCTGAAGGCGCTGTGCAGGGAGGCCGCAATGAACGCACTCAGGAGGACCCTTCCCAAGGATTACCTGGAGATGGGTGAGATACCGGCCTCTGTTCTTGAGAAGATAAGGGTCACACAGGCCGATTTCTCAGAAGCGATGAAGGCGGTCGGCCCCTCGGCTCTTCGCGAATTCTACGCGGAGAGATCGCCCACATCGTTCGGTGATATAGGCGGCGCATCCCAGGTGAAGGCCAAACTCTTCAGCAACTTGGTCAAGGCTATAAAGGATCCGGAGTCCTTCAGGAGGCTGGGCATAGATCCTCCCAGGGGGGTGCTCCTCTATGGTCCTCCGGGCTGCGGGAAGACCCTGATAGCGAAGGCGCTCGCGAACGAGTCCGGGGCTAATCTGATACTGGTCCGCGGACCCGAGCTCCTCAGCAAGTGGGTCGGCGAGAGCGAACGCGCGATAAGGGGGATATTCAAGAAGGCCGTGAGCGCATCTCCCACAGTCATAGTGTTCGACGAGATTGATGCGCTGGCCCCCTCTAGGGCTTACATTTCGGGTGGGTGGTCTCCGGAGACTATAGTCAGCCAGCTGATAACGGAGCTCGACGGACTGGAGGATTTCTCCGGCGTCTACGTGATTGGCACCACTAACAGGCCCGAGCTGATGGACGCTGCACTGCTCCGGCCGGGGCGGTTCGATCTCCTGATATATGTTCCACCTCCAGGTGCCGGGGAGAGGGAGGAGATACTTAGGCTGTTTACCCGGAGAGTTCCGCTCGCCGAGAATGTGGACCTAGGTGAGATCGCTAGGAGAACTGAGGGATACACGGGCGCTGATCTGAAGGCGCTCGTCCGCGAGGCCGCACTGAACGCTATATCGGAGGACAGGCCATCGGTGGAGCATCAGGACTTCGAGAGGGCTCAGCAGTTCGTCAGGCCGACCGTGACCAAGGAGATGCTGGAGTATTTCTCCAAGCTGGAACAGAAACTCAACAGTAGGATTTATAGCGAGGCCAGACAACCCTACCTGTAATCGCGAATGAGAAGTCTCTACTGGCAGGTCTACGAGCTCCTCAGCAATTCCCGGGTCATGGATGCAAACGATCTCTATAACGCGCTGAAGAGGAGGATCCCTGATCTAGCTAGGAGGGAGCTGGACGACGTGCTCCTCAAGCTGGAGTCGGCCGGCTTCATCACGGTCGTGCAGGTCTCCAGGGATCAGCGCAGGATAGAGTTCGTGGAGCAGCGTGTTGAGGCCACCGCTCAGGAGCAGGAGGAGGGCGCCGAGGAGGAGACGGCGCCACCTGCTAACGAGTGAATCACATCGCTAACGCCTGTGGATTGCCACCGATGAGATATCGTGCAGATTGCGATGTTGCAGTAACTGTGGCCATGGAGAGCTGAATGGATGAGGTAGGTAACGCCCGGAAGACCGCTCAGCGCCAAAGTTGAGCGACCGCAAAGATAAATATATCTGGCATATGACATTAAATCGACGGTAAGCGTTGGGAGTAGACCTGGGGCCTCTCATAAAGAACCGGAGGCAGGTCAAGGTAGAGGAGCTCCACGGCAGGGCGGTGGCAATAGACGGATATAATGCTCTCTATCAGTTCCTTGCGGTCATAAGGGGAGAGGCCGGAGAGCCGCTGACGGATTCCAAGGGGAGGGTAACCAGCCACCTGAGCGGCCTCTATTACAGAACATTAAATCTCTTGGAGAAGGGCGTGAAACCGGTCTACGTATTCGATGGAAGGCCTCCGGAGCTTAAGGCTCAGGAGATAGAGAATCGCGTGAAGCAGAGGGAGGCTGCCAGGGCCAAATATGAGGATGCCCTGAGGCGCGGAGATCTGGAGTCCGCCAAGACATATGCATCGATGAGCACTAGATTAAGGGATTACATGGTGAGCGATGCCAAGCAGCTGCTCGATGCGCTCGGCATTCCATGGCTCCAAGCTCCAAGCGAGGGGGAGGCAGAGGCCGCGTACATGGCCGCGAAGGGCTACGTATGGGCATCCGTGTCCCAGGACTACGACTCACTGCTCTTCGGATCGCCAGTGCTGGTGAGAAACCTGACAATATCCGGTAGACGCAAATTGCCCAAGAAGGACGTTTACGTAGAGGTGGTGCCTGAGATGCTGGAGCTCCAACTAGTGCTCGGCGAACTGGGCTTGACCAGGGAGCAGCTGATCGATCTCGCAATACTGATAGGTACCGATTTCAATCCAGACGGGATAAAGGGGGTCGGGCCCATGAAGGCCTACAACTACATAAAGAAGTACGGCAGATTGGAGGAAATCGCCGAGCTTCGCGACGAGCTGAGCTCCATAGACTACGTGGCAATAAGGAACATCTTCCTTCAGCCGGACGTCGTGGATCCTGGCGAATTGGAGTGGCGTCCGCCGGACGAGGAGAGAGTAGTGGAGTTCCTGTGCCGCGAACATGATTTTTCAGAGGAGAGGGTCACGAATGCCCTCAGGAGATTAAAGTCCAGCAGCTCCGCGCGCACGGAGAGCCTGGACAAGTGGTTCGGATGAACGTCGACGAAGCATCCTCACTCGTTGATTCCCTCAAGCGTCAGGGGATAGTGAGGTCGCGCAGGGTCGAGGAGGCAATGCTCAGGGTGCCCCGCGAGCTCTTCGTGTGGCCTGGCACTGAACATCGTGCGTACGAGGATATTCCACTGCCTCTGGATGACACTGGTCAGACGATATCCGCGCCGCACATGGTTGCCATCATGCTCGAGGCGCTCGATGTGAAGCCTGGCAATCAAGTGCTCGAGATCGGCACCGGCAGCGGGTACAACGCAGCGCTGCTGGCGGAGCTTGTAGGGCGGGACGGTAAGGTCG
Protein-coding regions in this window:
- a CDS encoding CDC48 family AAA ATPase; its protein translation is MAQKWLRLVAKEAAPKDVGKSRARLNPKIFEELNLKSGDIVEIRGKSSTAALAWPSEETPSDSIRIDGITRRNAGVSLNDYVEIRRVKRRVAERVVLSSVGEELKVDEDFLSFLKNRLIGMPLHQDNIASVVLLGNPVRFKVISLKPSAIAVVDESTEIVVERSLPAVEGERVTYDDIGGLSDQLMKLREMVELPLRHPEFFRRLGIDPPRGVLLYGPPGCGKTLIAKALANESGARFFVISGPEVMSKFYGESEARLREIFREAKEKAPSIIFIDEIDAIAPKREEVTGEVEKRVVAQLLALMDGMEAMSNIIVIGATNRIDDIDPALRRPGRFDREIEIGVPNQQGRLEILQIHTRGMPLAKDVDLKEVSRITHGYTGADLKALCREAAMNALRRTLPKDYLEMGEIPASVLEKIRVTQADFSEAMKAVGPSALREFYAERSPTSFGDIGGASQVKAKLFSNLVKAIKDPESFRRLGIDPPRGVLLYGPPGCGKTLIAKALANESGANLILVRGPELLSKWVGESERAIRGIFKKAVSASPTVIVFDEIDALAPSRAYISGGWSPETIVSQLITELDGLEDFSGVYVIGTTNRPELMDAALLRPGRFDLLIYVPPPGAGEREEILRLFTRRVPLAENVDLGEIARRTEGYTGADLKALVREAALNAISEDRPSVEHQDFERAQQFVRPTVTKEMLEYFSKLEQKLNSRIYSEARQPYL
- the fen gene encoding flap endonuclease-1 → MGVDLGPLIKNRRQVKVEELHGRAVAIDGYNALYQFLAVIRGEAGEPLTDSKGRVTSHLSGLYYRTLNLLEKGVKPVYVFDGRPPELKAQEIENRVKQREAARAKYEDALRRGDLESAKTYASMSTRLRDYMVSDAKQLLDALGIPWLQAPSEGEAEAAYMAAKGYVWASVSQDYDSLLFGSPVLVRNLTISGRRKLPKKDVYVEVVPEMLELQLVLGELGLTREQLIDLAILIGTDFNPDGIKGVGPMKAYNYIKKYGRLEEIAELRDELSSIDYVAIRNIFLQPDVVDPGELEWRPPDEERVVEFLCREHDFSEERVTNALRRLKSSSSARTESLDKWFG